The proteins below come from a single Lodderomyces elongisporus chromosome 3, complete sequence genomic window:
- the LKH1_2 gene encoding serine threonine protein kinase CMGC group, whose protein sequence is MSLLSNRKRPRGYSSENFANAKANGMTNSSSTLYQEPDHHQQLSQFQYSQQQHQSHQHQQQPHVQNGSQQDGQRYFGNQEADSSIYQSTYQPNSSYFPTLHDDSSSTIIEEDPNSDVLGPIPTYSTNLQSKKSKFNNPFLSVEEHELLIGGEGNNNANNININNDDDDDDDDDVVVDEGDGIEEANTFVLDDDDEGRNIYDEDDDVIIIEEKDLVQKGNRNNSDSILINSDAAAAYKLFNVNAVDSNENDSNTSNSTFFTTKMAKKKQRTSSLPQLPQVKCFYNKLPNNYILQTPKLGNIKTNVIPFQNNLPPCDDENGHYIIKINDNFANRFVILKLLGQGTFGKVVECYDKVNREHVAIKIIRNIQKYRDAAKIELRILSTLKKFDNANKNHCIHLRECFDYRGHICIVTDLLKISLYDFLENNRFIPFPGSHIQAVSKQLIRSVTFLHDLNLIHTDLKPENILLHDDSFVKKALYSSTTVTAYTKIGVSNANTASSTNNNNNSNKSNSLAPSATKKIPKTSKILKNPLIQVIDFGSAIFNDEYHSSIVSTRHYRAPEIVLGTGWSYPCDMWSIGCILVELVIGDPLFKTHDNLEHLAMIEKICGYRIDKSMVKLSKMKENECGLEYFTNEYFVNSPTTKHGGLYNKSSTASSSFTTSDDDDDDDDDDDDDDNKGEDEDEEQGDCKDNNESEDETGERPHHGDYDNNDSDEDVIFDNEKTMKNSLTLRFPTISTPQKFINSVNELSRIDLFISSRIGLHIDFDYPLNENYERNKHLINFGNFTFWWFFIDLLKQLFIINPDNRITALDALNHPWFNLGIQDEGTI, encoded by the coding sequence ATGTCCTTGTTAAGCAATAGAAAAAGACCTAGAGGCTATAGCAGTGAGAACTTTGCCAACGCCAAAGCAAATGGCATGACCAATAGTAGTTCGACATTGTACCAAGAGCCAGATCATCACCAACAATTGCTGCAATTCCAATACtcgcaacagcaacaccagctgcaccagcatcaacaacagccaCACGTTCAGAATGGACTGCAACAGGATGGTCAAAGATATTTTGGTAACCAAGAAGCTGATCTGCTGATCTACCAGTCAACTTACCAACCAAACAGCCTGTATTTCCCAACCTTGCACGACGATTCATCGTCAACCATTATTGAAGAAGACCCTAACTCAGATGTCTTGGGTCCCATCCCAACATACTCAACCAACTTGCAATCAAAGAAATCGAAATTCAACAACCCATTCTTATCGGTTGAAGAACACGAGTTACTCATTGGCGGTGAAGGTAATAACAATGCTAAtaatatcaatatcaacaatgatgatgatgatgatgatgatgatgatgtagTTGTTGACGAAGGTGATGGTATTGAAGAGGCAAATACTTTTGTATTGGACGACGATGACGAAGGCCGCAATATATACGATGAAGACGACGATGTCATTatcattgaagaaaaagatttggTGCAAAAGGGCAACAGGAATAATAGCGACTCGATCTTGATCAACCTGGATGCAGCAGCTGCATACAAATTGTTTAATGTCAATGCAGTAGACTCTAATGAAAACGACAGCAACACTTCCAATAGCACATTCTTCACCACAAAAAtggcaaaaaagaaacaaagaactAGCTCATTACCGCAATTGCCACAGGTCAAATGTTTCTACAACAAATTACCAAACAATTATATTTTGCAAACACCCAAATTGGGCAATATCAAGACCAATGTGATTCCATTCCAGAATAACTTGCCACCATGCGACGATGAAAATGGACACTACATCATAAAGATTAATGACAATTTTGCCAATAGATTTGTAATCCTTAAACTATTGGGCCAAGGAACATTTGGCAAAGTTGTAGAGTGCTACGACAAAGTCAATAGAGAGCACGTTGCCATCAAGATTATTAGAAACATTCAGAAGTACCGCGATGCCGCCAAGATTGAGTTGCGAATACTTTCGACATTAAAGAAATTCGACAATGCTAATAAAAACCACTGTATCCATCTTCGAGAATGTTTTGACTATAGAGGCCACATTTGCATTGTAACTGATTTGCTAAAAATTTCACTTTATGATTTCTTGGAAAACAACAGGTTTATTCCATTCCCAGGAAGTCATATTCAAGCAGTCTCAAAGCAACTTATACGATCAGTGACTTTTCTACATGACCTAAACTTGATCCACACGGATTTAAAACCAGAAAATATCCTACTCCATGACGACTCGTTTGTCAAAAAGGCACTTTACAGCTCTACGACGGTGACAGCATATACAAAGATTGGCGTTAGCAACGCTAATACCGCCTCCAGcactaataataataacaacagcaacaaaagcaacagCCTTGCACCAAGTGCTACAAAGAAGATACCAAAAACCTCAAAGATCTTGAAAAACCCTTTGATTCAAGTTATTGATTTCGGAAGCGCCATTTTTAACGATGAGTACCACTCACTGATTGTCTCAACGCGACATTACCGTGCACCTGAGATTGTATTGGGTACTGGTTGGTCTTACCCATGCGACATGTGGTCTATTGGGTGTATCTTGGTTGAACTAGTTATTGGTGACCCATTATTCAAGACACATGATAACCTTGAACACCTCGCGatgattgaaaagatttgTGGCTACAGGATTGATAAGAGTATGGTGAAATTATCCAAGATGAAGGAAAATGAATGCGGGTTGGAGTACTTTACAAATGAGTACTTTGTAAATTCACCAACTACTAAACATGGTGGGTTGTATAATAAGTCTTCTACTGCATCCTCGTCATTTACCACCTccgacgacgacgatgacgatgacgatgatgatgatgatgatgataataaaggtgaagatgaagatgaagagcAAGGTGATTGCAAAGACAATAATGAGAGTGAGGATGAGACCGGAGAACGCCCACACCACGGAGATTATGACAATAACGATTCCGATGAAGATGTGATTTttgataatgaaaaaacaatgaaaaaCTCGTTAACATTACGATTCCCCACAATAAGCACACCTCAAAAATTCATTAACCTGGTGAACGAGCTACTGCGCATTGACTTGTTTATAAGTTCTCGGATTGGTCTTCATATTGATTTTGACTATCCACTAAATGAAAATTATGAGAGGAATAAAcatttgatcaatttcGGCAACTTTACGTTTTGGTGGTTCTTTATTGATTTATTGAAACAGTTGTTCATTATCAACCCAGACAATAGAATCACGGCGTTGGATGCATTGAATCACCCATGGTTCAATTTGGGTATTCAAGATGAAGGGACAATTTAA
- the SEO1 gene encoding MFS transporter (Seo1), whose amino-acid sequence MATAAITPFQRLKWGFLPVRRVVDEDEHGNFITTPDIDTSIDTSNDTSNDITSQIDEKSEHSKIVHEKEFDSDSETANSTHLEYRDEANRPWWKFFDEYEYRVSTETKSGRKWYKWFHEDDTSQERKVILKIDLLLTFYSLMAYWVKYLDQTNLTNAYIGGLKEAIGMEGNDFVNTQVMFSIGNIVFQLPFMYILYAWPLNYVLPTLDLCWSILTICLCLVKTVPALKAIRFFIGAFEAPSYIAYHALFASWFRGSTGEISRRAGFYYLGQYLGILTSGLLSGSIERSLGGKNGHEPWQWIFIIDGIISIAVGIIGFYMIPGTPQDCYSIFLSDDDIRIARKRMQKDQKDFKPRENAAKYFLDISVWKKIFTSWHFYVLGLWNIFCWNNSNGSSGAYALWLKTLTKSDGVTPRFGAGQLQDYTALTPALGLIWLILTCSFADLFNSRWGAIVFSQVFNVLGNILLAVWNIPEGAKWFAWCLQYFGWAMAPVLYSWQGDICRKDIRERQVVLVSMNILAQQSTAWISVLVWKTVESPRFLKGYSFTASSGVALSIWTLVVLWFYKREERRGAKENGIILYNSKHGDHEPAEAAEISETYPDEKKERAITEI is encoded by the coding sequence ATGGCTACTGCCGCAATTACTCCATTCCAAAGACTTAAATGGGGGTTTCTTCCAGTACGAAGAGTcgttgatgaagatgaacaCGGGAACTTTATCACTACCCCAGATATTGACACCAGCATTGACACCAGCAATGACACCAGCAATGACATTACTAGCCAGATTGATGAAAAATCAGAACATTCCAAGATAGTTCACGAGAAGGAATTTGATAGCGATTCCGAAACAGCAAATTCAACACATTTGGAATATAGAGACGAGGCCAATCGTCCATGGTGGAAATTCTTTGACGAGTACGAGTATCGTGTAAGCACAGAGACAAAGTCAGGTAGAAAATGGTACAAATGGTTCCACGAGGATGATACACTGCAAGAACGTAAAGTTATCTTGAAAATTGACTTGTTGTTGACTTTCTACTCGCTCATGGCATACTGGGTAAAATACCTCGACCAGACAAACTTGACCAATGCATATATCGGAGGACTAAAAGAAGCTATTGGAATGGAGGGAAACGATTTTGTGAATACCCAAGTGATGTTCTCCATCGGTAACATTGTTTTCCAACTCCCATTTATGTACATCCTTTACGCATGGCCGTTGAACTATGTCTTGCCAACTTTGGACCTATGCTGGTCCATTTTGACCATTTGCTTGTGCTTGGTCAAGACTGTTCCCGCATTGAAAGCAATTCGATTCTTTATCGGTGCCTTTGAAGCACCATCATATATCGCGTACCACGCGTTGTTTGCCTCGTGGTTTAGAGGAAGCACAGGTGAAATCTCAAGACGCGCTGGATTTTACTACTTGGGCCAATATCTTGGAATCTTGACCTCAGGTCTCTTGTCTGGATCAATTGAAAGGTCGCTTGGTGGCAAAAATGGCCATGAGCCATGGCAATGGATCTTTATCATTGACGGAATTATTAGTATAGCCGTTGGTATTATTGGCTTCTACATGATTCCAGGCACACCACAAGATTGCTATAGTATTTTCTTAtctgatgatgatattAGAATTGCTAGAAAGAGAATgcaaaaagatcaaaaagaTTTCAAGCCAAGAGAAAATGCCGCAAAATACTTTTTGGATATCAGTGTGTGGAAAAAAATCTTCACCAGCTGGCACTTTTATGTCTTGGGGCTCTGGAACATCTTTTGCTGGAACAACTCCAACGGTTCCTCTGGTGCTTATGCATTATGGTTGAAAACATTGACAAAATCAGATGGTGTTACACCAAGGTTTGGTGCTGGCCAATTACAAGATTATACGGCACTAACACCAGCTTTGGGGTTGATTTGGCTTATTTTGACATGTTCGTTTGCCGATTTATTTAATAGTCGATGGGGTGCAATTGTCTTTTCTCAAGTATTTAATGTGCTTGGAAACATACTTTTGGCAGTGTGGAATATTCCTGAAGGTGCAAAGTGGTTTGCGTGGTGCTTACAATACTTTGGCTGGGCAATGGCACCTGTTCTTTACTCATGGCAAGGTGATATCTGTAGGAAAGATATTAGAGAACGACAGGTTGTTTTGGTTTCGATGAACATTTTAGCACAACAAAGTACCGCATGGATTTCGGTGTTGGTATGGAAAACAGTTGAAAGCCCTAGGTTCCTTAAAGGTTACTCTTTCACTGCATCCAGTGGTGTTGCATTATCAATTTGGACTTTGGTTGTGCTTTGGTTTTACAAGCGTGAAGAACGTCGGGGCGCAAAGGAGAATGGAATAATACTTTATAATTCCAAACATGGAGATCACGAACCCGCTGAAGCTGCTGAAATTAGTGAAACATACCCGGacgagaaaaaagaaagggcaATAACAGAAATTTAG